In Diaphorobacter ruginosibacter, the genomic stretch ACCAGCTGCGCCGCGCGATGCCCGAAACGGGTGGCCAGCACGCGGTCGAATGGCGTGGGATCGCCCCCGCGCTGCAGATGGCCCAGCACCGTGGCCCGTACCTCGCTGTCCAGGTGCGGCTGCAGGCGCTCGCGCAGCACATTCGCCACGCCGCCCAGGCGCATGGGTTCGGGGCTGTGCGCAATGCGTTCTCGCACCGTCAGGTCCGCGCCCCGCTCCTTCGCCCCCTCGCCGATGCAGATGATGGTGTAGCGCTGGCGTTGCTCGCGCTCCTTGCAGCGCTGCACCACAACGCTCAGGTCGAAATCGATCTCGGGCAGCAGGATGACATCCGCACCTGCCGCGATGCCCGATTCGAGCGCCAGCCAACCCGCATGCCTTCCCATCGTCTCGACGATCATCACGCGATGATGGCTGTAAGCCGTGCTTTCAATGCGTCGCAGGCCGTCGGTAGCCGTGGCCACGGCCGTGTCGAAGCCAAAACTGCGCTCGCAGTGGGCGATGTCGTTGTCGATGGTCTTGGGCACGCCGATGCAGGGCAAACCGATGCGCTGCTGCAGGCCATGCGCGAGCGACATCGTGCCGTCGCCGCCGATCACCACCAGTGTGTCCAGGCCCAGCGCACGCACATGGCCTGCCACCTGCTGCACCGTGTCCTCGTCCCGCAGCGGATTGCCGCTGTTGCTGGTTCCCAGGATCGTGCCGCCTCTATGCAGAATGCCCGACACATCGCGCCAGCCGAGCGTACGCACGCGCGGCGTGCCGCCCATCAGCCCCTCGAATCCGTCCTCGATGCCGAGCACTTCGCAGCGCCCGTGCTGGATCAGCGACTTGGTCACCGCGCGGATCACCGCATTCAGGCCAGGGCAGTCGCCGCCGCCCGTCAAGACTCCCACACGCATTTGCTCAATCTCCTGTCCATGCACAGCCGGATGCCATGCATGGCGCCATCATCCCACGCGCGAATGCCCCTCATGCCGCAGGAAGATCGTCCGGCTCCACGCGATGCCGCGCGACATCCACGCGCCAGCGGCGATTGTGGAAGGCCAGCACGCTGTCACGATGGGCGATCGACACCAGCGCACCGCCGCGCCGCATCACCAGGTCCACCAGGCGGCGGTAGATGGCGGTTTCGGTCTCGTTGTCCATGGCACTCGTCGCCTCGTCGGCAAATACCCATGCCGGCTGCCTGAGCAGTACCCGCGCCACGGCCAGGCGCTGCTGCTCGCCCCCCGATAGCACGGCGTTCCATACCGCCTGCTCATCGAGCCGCGCGATCATCCCGGGCAATTGGGCATCGGCCAGCGCGCGCTCAAGCGCTGCATCGTCGTAGCGCGAGGCCGGCTCGGGGTAGGCGAGCGCATCGCGCAGGCGGCCATCGGGGAAATAGGGTCGCTGGGGAATGAACATGGCGTCCTGGGGCCGTTCGACGCGGCCCCGTGCGTAGGGCCAGATCCCCGCAAATACGCGCATCAGGGTGGATTTGCCGCTGCCCGATGCGCCGCTGACCAGCACGCGCTGACCGGGCTCGACGAGAAGCGAGGCGTGCTCGAGGATGGCCTGCCCGCGCGGCAGGCTGACATCCAGATCCACCGCCTGCAGGCGCTGGCCCGCCACCCACTGTGCGCCCTCATGCCCATGGGCCTCGTGCTCGCGCAGGCTGGCATCAAAGCCCGCGAGACGCTGCGTGGTGGCGCGCCATGCGGCGATATCCTGGTAGTTGGTGACGACCCAGCTCAGCGAGTCCGAGACCTGGCCGAACGCCGAGCTGATCTGCATGAGCTGGCCCAGCTGGATCGCGCCGCTGAAGAAGCGCGGCGCGGCGATGATGAAGGGAAACACCACCGCGGCCTGCCCGAAGAAAGTGGTGAACCAGATCAGGTTCTTCTGCTTGCGGATCAACGCCAGATAGTTGCCCAGCACGTCAGAGAACCGCATCGACAGGCGCTCGCCCTCGACGCGCTCGCCGCTGTCGAGCGCAATCGCCTCGGAGTGCTCCCGCACGCGGATCATGTAGTGGCGGAAATTGGCCTCGAATTGTTGCTGGCGATTGTTGAGCAGCACCTGCGGTGCGCCCACCCAGAAGGTGATGGCCGTTCCCACGAGACAGTAGAGCACCGCCATCCACACCATGAAGCCGGCGACCTCCCACGTGCCGCCGCCGAGGGCCTGCGGAGCATGCAGCTCCATGACGCCGCTGAGCCCCCACAGGATGCCCACGAAGCTCACGAAGGTGACCATCGCATTGAGCAGCCCCATGGCCAGCGAGACCGTGTAGGTGGTGAAGAGATTCAGGTCCTCCTGGATCCGCTGATCAGGGTTGTCCGGCACCTCCCGGCCACCCGAGCGTCCCAGCTCCAGCTGGTAGAACGCCTTGGCCGCAAGCCAGCGCGAGAGCATCTGCCGCGTGAGCCAGCGCCGCCAGTTCAGTTGCAGCAACTGCGTGAGGTAGAACTTGTAGACCGCGATGGCAATGTAGGCCGCCGCCAGTCCGCTGAACTTGGCGAGCTGCGCCCAGAATACGTCGGCCTGCTTGTTCTGCAGTGCATCGTAGAACACGCGGTTCCACTCGTTGAGCTGCACCAGCATGAACACCACGCCCAGATTGAGCGCCACGATGGCCGCGAGCAGCCCCCAGGCCCTGCCCCTTTCCTCCGACACGAAATACGGGCGCGCCAGCGCCACCGCCTGGTGCATGACTTGCGCGGCATGGCGCAGCTTCTGGTTCAGACTCATACGGCCTCTCATCGGTATGACACCGCGAGCCCCCTCGGAACAGGGAGACCCGCGAAGCGCCCAATTTAGCCGAGGAGTCTGAAGGCTGGCTTAAGAGCGTGTTCAACCGCAGAATGAAAAGCCCGAGAACAGCCGCATCAGCGATTCCGGTGCCAGCCATTGCGCAAGAGCCCACTGGAGCACGGCCATCCCCGCGCACAGGGCCAGCCCCCGACGCAGCCCTTTCATGCGCGTGCTCCCGCAAGCCCTTCGCCAGGATCCTGTGTGCGCTCCACCGCCCTGTCATTGATCGGCCAATGCAGCAACGCCGCCAGCACCCCCAGCGCAATGGAGGCATACCAAAGCCAGAGATATGAATGCGTGGCGTCATACACCACTCCGCCCAGCCATGCCCCGAGGAATCCGCCCACCTGGTGGCCGAAGAACACGAAACCGAACAGCGTGCTCACGTAGCGCACGCCGAACACCTGGGTGATCAGCCCGTTGGTGAGAGGCACTGTGCCCAGCCACAGCAGTCCCATCACCAGCGAGAAAAGGTAGGCGCTTGCCACGGACACCGGCGTGAGGACGAACGCCGCCATCGCAGCCGAGCGCACCAGGTAGAGCCACGCCAGTGCATGCTTGCGGCGCATCCTGCCGCCCAGCCAGCTGCAGACATACGTGCCAGCCACATTGGCCAGCGCGACGATGGCCAGGCACATGCCGGCCTCGCGTGCGCCGAGGCCCAGGTCCAGCAGGTAGGCCGGCATGTGGGCCGCAATGAATGCCAGTTGGAAGCCACAGGCCAGGAAACCAGCATTGAGCAGCCAGAAGCCCTGGTGCGAGAACGCTTCACGCAACGCCGCCGCGAGCGACTGCTCGGGGGCCGGTGCATCGCCCTGCACCTGGAGCCGGGGTTTGTCACGCAGCAGCAGGCCGAGCGGAGCCACCGCCAGCATCACGCCGGCCAAGACCCACACCACAGGTTGCCAGTGCCACTGGCCAAGAAGCGACTGGGTGAGCGGCACCATGAGGAATTGCCCCAAACCGCCCAGCGCACCCGCCACGCCCAGGGCCCATGCGCGGTGCGATGGCGGAAACAGGCGACTGAGCGAGCCATACACCACGGCGAACGCGGTGCCCGACAGCGCCACGCCGATGAGCACGCCATCGCCCAGCGTCAGCATCGCGACACTCCGGGAGGCGGCCATCACCGCCAGGCCCGAAGCGTAGACCAGCGCGCTGGCGAACAGCACCCGCGCCGCGCCGTAGCGATCGGCAATCATTCCGGTGAAGGGCTGCGCCAGCCCCCAGATCAGGTTCTGCAGCGCCACGGCCCAGGCGAAGGCCTCGCGGCTCCATCCCTGGTCGAGGATCACCGGCTGCATCAGCAGCCCCTGGATATGGCGGATGCCCAGGGCACAGCCCATCACCAGCCCTCCGGCCGTGACCAGCCACCAGCGGTGGCGCAGCACCCAGGCATCGTTGTCAGCGGCTGAACGATTGTTCCGAAGCATGGAAGCTCTCCTGTGTCTGTGGGTTCCTCTGTGGGGCAATGCGGAACGGAGCCGCACGGGCCATGCCTGCGTTCAGCTCCCCGGTCTGCGGCCAGACGACGGATGTGGCGGGATTGCTCACCACCAAGGGAGGCGGGCACGAGCCGGGCAATGGCTGCCACAGCAGCCGCGAGAGCACATAGCCATCACTTGGAGGAATGTGAACGGGCTCGGGAGTGTCCCCTGCCACAGAGAGTTCAGCACGCGTATTCATGCTTGCCATTACATGCCTTGCAGGAATAGCATTCAAACGATGATTTCGCCTCGCTCACATGAAGCACAGGAATGTCAGAAAAACTCCTGAAACAACTGCCCTCGCTGGAATTGCTGCGCGGCTTCGTGGCGGTGGGCCGGCGCATGAGCATCACCCAGGCAGCACAGGACCTGTTCCTCACGCAATCGGCGGTGAGCAAGCAGATACGCAGCCTGGAGGATGCGCTGGACACGGTGCTGCTGGTGCGGGGACACCGCAGCATCCAGTTCACCGCTGCCGGCGAGCACCTGTTCCAGAGCGCCGACAGCGCCCTGCGGCAGATGCAGGACACCCTCGACTTCATCGCCGGGCAGCGCCAGCGCTCCACCCTCACGATCACGGCGAGCATCGGCATCACCGCGCTGTGGATTCTTCCACGCCTGCTGGGCTTCCAGCAGCGCTGCCCCGAGGTGGACGTGCGCGTGGCCGCGGACAACCGCCTGCACGCGCCGAATGCACCCGGCATCGACCTGGCGATCCGCTACTGCGCCGAACGCGATGCGCCTCCCGGCGCCGTGCGCCTGTTCGGCGAGACCCTGGTGCTCGTGGCCCATCCATCGCGCCAGGGAGAGCGGCTGGACACGCCTGAGAAGCTTGCAGGGGAAGTGCTGCTCGAACTGGATCTCCCCCATCGCCCCTGGCTGCATTGGCACGGCTGGTTCGCAGCACGCGGCTTCGGCGAATCCACCGCCAGGCGCATGCTGCGCTACAACCAGTACGACCAGGTGGTGCAGGCGGCCATGGCGGGCCAGGGCATTGCCATCGGCCGCCTGGAACTCATCGCCCCCATGCTGGCCGACGGCCGGCTGGTGACCGTGAGCGAGGCGGACACCCGCCTCTGCCCCTACAGCTACTGGCTGCTGCGATTCGGCGAGGTTGCCGCGCGCAACGACGATCCCCGCGAGGCCGCGATCGCGCAATTCACGCAATGGATCCTGGAGGAAGCCCGGCTATGCGAGCGCGGGTAAGCCGGGAAAAGCAACTCAGGGCAGCAGATCGAGCGCGTGCATGTAGGCAGGCTGCACCATCAGTTCGTCCCACGGCTGCGGCAGCGTTTCGGGCAGCAGCGCGATGCGGCGGGCCTCGCCGTTCTCGTCCGCCTGCCACTTGCCGGCGGCCAGCGCCCTGTCCATGTCCGCGAGGAATGAATCGACGATCTCTCCGCCCTCTAGGCTCTGGTTGCACAGCAGCACCAGGTCGCAGCCGGCGTTGAGCGCGGCACACGCGGCCTCCGCGTAACCGATGACGCTGCCGTTGAGGCGGCGCGCGCCCTCCATGCTGAGGTCGTCGCTGAAGATTGCGCCGTCGAAGCGCAACTGGCCGCGCAGGATGTCCTGCAGCCATTTCTGCGAGAAGCCCGCGGGACGCTGATCGACCTTCGGATAGATCACATGCGCGGGCATGACGGAGGTGAGCACGGTGGAGAGCCACGGGTAGGGAGCCGCATCGTCCGCCAGAATGGCCTTGAGCCCACGCTTGTCAACGGGAATGTCGGTATGCGAATCGGCCTTCACGAAGCCATGGCCGGGGAAATGCTTGCCGCAATTGGCCATGCCCGCTTGCAGCAGGCCTTGCATGAGGCTGCGAGCCAACGTGGCAACCACGCGCGGGTCCCGGCCGAACGAGCGGTCGCCGATCACGCCGCTCTCACCCCAGTCGAGATCCAGCACGGGCGTGAAGCTGAAATCCACGCCGCACGAGCGCAGCTCGCTGCCGAGCACATAGCCCGCGGCGGTGGCCGCATCCATGGCACGCATGGCACCCGAGCCTTCGCGGTGCCTGCTGCCCTTGCCATCGTCCATCCACAGCTCGCCGAATGCGCGCATCGCGGGAATGTGCGTGAAGCCATCCGTCCTGAACCGCTGCACGCGCCCACCCTCGTGGTCCACGCAGATCAGCAGGTCGGCTCGCACGGCCTTGATGTCGGCGCACAGTTCAAGCAACTGCTCGCGGTTGTCCCAGTTGCGCGTGAACAGAATCATGCCGCCGACCAGCGGGTGCGCAAGGCGCCGGCGGTCTGCGTCGGTGAGCTGCTTGCCGGCGATGTCGATGATCAGCGGTGCGTGAATCGAGGGGCTCATGTCGTCGTCTTTCAATCCTGTGGCTCGCGCTTGTCGCGCAGCAGGGTCTTGCTCTCGGGTTCGTCGATCTCGACCACGCAGAAGCTCGCCGCATAGTCGGTCTCGTCGGTCACGGTGATGTGCGCGCGCAGACCCTTGGCTTCGAACCAGGTCTTGAGCTCGCCGTGCAGCACGATGTGCGGCTTGCCGCTGGGCAGCTTGCCGATCTCGCAGTTTCGCCAGGTCATCGGCATGCGCATGCCCAGGCCGACGGCCTTGCTGAACGCCTCCTTGGCGGAGAAGCGCGTGGCGAGATAGCTCACGCCGCGCGCGGGCCAGCGCCGGCTGCGCGCACGCCAGGTGGCGAGCTCGGCCTCGGAGAGGATTTTCTCGGCAAAGCGGTCCCCGTGCCGCGCGAGGCTCTCGCGGATGCGGCGGATGTCGCAGATGTCGGTGCCGATGCCGTAGATCATTTCCTGGCAGCCATTCCGGCGTCGATGCTGCGCTGATATGCACGCACGGTTTCGGCATAGCCGAGCTCCAGTGCGTCGGCGATCAACGCGTGGCCGATGGAGACCTCCTGCAGCCCCGGCACACGCGCCACGAAGTCGGGCAGGTTGTCGCGGTTCAGGTCATGGCCCGCATTCACGCCCAGGCCGGCATCGAGTGCGGCCTGGGCCGCCGCGGCATAAACCTGGAGCTGCTGCTCCCTTTCTTCAGCGGTGGCCGCCGCGGCATAGGGCTCGGTGTAGAGCTCGACCCGGTCCGCGCCAGCGGCCTTCGCGGCCGCCATCTGCCCGGGGATCGGGTCCATGAACAGGCTCACGCGCACGCCGAGCGCACGGCATTCCGCGATCAGCGGCTGGAGGCGCCCGGCGTCCTGCGGAAAGGTCCAGCCATGATCGCTGGTGAACTGGTCTTCGCTGTCCGGCACGAACGTCGCCTGGTGCGGCCGCACATCACGGATGAACTGCATCAGGTTCTGCGTTGGGTTGCCTTCGATGTTGAACTCGGCGGCAGGCCAGTCCTTGAGCAACGCTGCAAGCTCGTACACGTCGCTGCCGCGGACGTGGCGCTCGTCGGGGCGCGGGTGGATGGTGATGCCCTGCGCTCCCGCCTCGAGGCACAGCAGCGCGGCGCGCGTCACGCTCGGGATGCCAAGGTGGCGCGTGTTGCGCACCAGCGCGACCTTGTTGACATTCACGGACAGGGCGGTTCGGGAGGATTTGGTAGTCATAGGGATTGCAGATCCATCATGAGCTGGCGCGTGCGCAGCAGCTGGCTGCCGCAATGGTATTGCAGAAGTGCGCGCAGTTGGGCCTTGAGTTCACCCGCGATGCCCGCGCCCATGAGCGCACGCAGCGTGGCGGTGAAGCGGTTGGGGTCGTCTGCGAGCGCCTCGTGCAGTGCGATCCAGTGCGATCCGGCAAGCGTGGACCGCTCCCCCGCCGCAGCGGCACGCAGGCCGCCCTCCGCCACCAGCGTGTAGCGCGCATCGGGCGCCAGGGGCGCGAGCGTCGTGGTCTCGGCATGCAGATCGGGCAGCAGTCCGATTTCGCGCAGCAGCACCAGCTCGAAGCTGCGCAGCACGGGTTCGAGCGCCTCGCCATGCTCGCTTGCCAGCACGCGCACCACGCCCCCATAAATATCGAAGAGCGGCGCATGCGTGTCCTCGCGCGCCAGCAACCGCATCAGCAGCTCGTTGAGATACAGGCCCGAGAGCAGCGCATCGCCCATCGGCATGATGTGCCCGCCCACCCATTCAGCCCCCTTGAGGGCATGGATCTCGCCATGGCCTTCGCCCGCGATCGTGTAGGTCACGCGCAGCGGCTGCAGGGGCAACAGCACGGGACGGAAGTTGGAGGTGGGTTTCTTCGCGCCCTTGGCGACCAGCGCCACGCGGCCGTAGTGGCGCGTGAACGTCTCGAGGATCAGGCTCGACTCGCTCCAGTCGTACTGGTGGAGGATGAAGGCGGGCTCGTCGCTGATGCGCTTGGTGGCCATGCGTTTTCAACACCTTCCGGCATCGGGGCACCGGAAGGCTTCGTGTCCGTCACTCGTAGCCGAAGGAGCGCACCCGGGCCTCGTCGTCCGCCCAGCCCGAACGAACCTTGACCCAGACCTCGAGGAACACCTTCGCATCCATGAGCTTTTCGAGCTCCTGCCGCGCCTCGGTGCTGATGCGCTTGAGGCGTTCGCCCTTCTCGCCAATCACCATGGCCTTGTGGCCATCGCGCTCGACGACGATGGTTGCTGCGATCTTGATGAAGCGCTTGTGCTGCTTGCTCGCCTCTTCCTCGAACTTGTCGATGACCACGGTGGACGTGTAGGGCAGTTCGTCGCCGGTGAAGCGGAACAGCTTTTCGCGCACGGTTTCCGAGGCAAGGAACTTCTCGCTGCGGTCGGTGAGCTCGTCCTCCGAGTACCACCATGGCTGCTCGGGAAGATATTTCTCGACGATGCCGAACAGGCGCTCGATGTCGCTCTTGTTCTTGGCGGACATCGGCACGAACTCGGCGAACGGATGGCGCTCCTGCATGTCGCGCAGCCAGGGGGCGATCTCGGCGCGGCGGTGCACGGTGTCCAGCTTGTTGGCGACCAGCAGCGTGGGAATGCCGGGCTTGAACAGGCTCAGCACCTTGGCGTCGGCCAGCGTGAAGCTGCCGGCCTCGACCACGAACAGGATCAGGTCCACGTCGCCGATCGCGCCCATCACGGTCTTGTTGAGCGATTTGTTCAGCGCCGTGCTGTGGCGGGTCTGGAAGCCCGGTGTATCGACGAACACGAACTGCGTGTTGTCCTTGGTCCGGATGCCGGTGATGCGGTGGCGCGTGGTCTGCGCCTTGCGCGAGGTAATCGAGATCTTCTGGCCCACCAGGGCGTTCATCAGCGTGGACTTGCCCACATTGGGCTTGCCCACGATGGCGATCAGGCCGCAGCGCTGCCCGCTCGCATCTGCCGGTGCGCCGGCCGGCTGGGCAGCGGCCAGCATGGCTTCCAGCTCGGCATTCACCGGGGGCTGCGGGGTGCCGTCTTCCGCAGGCGGCTGAGGATTGTTGTTGTTCGTCGTCATGCGTTGTGTGCTTTCAAATGGACAAGCAGCTTGGCCGCAGCCGCTTGTTCGGCTGCGCGACGCGAGCCGCCGCTGCCATGTTCGGTCAATCCCAGTTCAGGAATTTCGCAGACCACGTCGAAGGTCTGCTTGTGCGCTGCGCCAGCCGTGCTCACCACGTTGTATTGAGGGAGCCTCATCTTGCGCCCCTGCAGCAACTCCTGCAAGGCGGTCTTGGCGTCCTTGGCGGCAGCCTGCTTCTCGGGGCTCAGGTCCACCCCCTCGAAGAAGCGCTGGACCAGCGCCTGCGCGGGCTCGAATCCCCCGTCCAGGTAGACGGCACCGATCAGCGCCTCCACCGCATCGGCCAGGATGGAGGGGCGCAGCTTGCCGCCCGACTTGGACTCGCCCTCGCCCAGGCGCAGCACGTCGGACAGCTTCAGGCGCATGGCGATCCGGTGAAGGGAATCCTGCTTGACCAGATTCGCGCGCATGCGCGAGAGGTCGCCCTCGGGAAGGTCCCGCAGGCGGCGAAACAGCATGTCGGAGACCGCGAGGCTCAGCACCGAGTCACCCAGGAATTCCAGGCGCTCGTTGTGGTCGGAGGAAAAACTGCGATGCGTGACGGCGCGCTGGAGCAGCGCGGAGTCCTTGAAGGCGTGCTGCAGACGGGTCTGCAGCGATTGAAGTTCAGGTGATAACACTACTTGGATGAGGAGGAACCGGCAAGCCGGTAGAGCAGGAACGCCGGTCCGTACAGCGGGATCTCGCGGGTGTACTCGTAGGAAACCACGATCTTCTCGTTCTGCTTGGTGACTTCCAGGTCCTTGCCCGAAATGGAGGTGATGTCGTCGATGGTTCCGGCACGGTCGAACGAAGCGCGCACATCCGGGACCGTCGTGCCCTCGTTGGCCGCCTTCTTCACCGCCTTGTCGATGGCCTGCCATTCCAGAAGAATGGGCAGCGACTTGGTGGCGACGTAGCCGATGCTCACGGCCACCAGCAGGATGAACACCAGGCCGATGAAGGAGATGCCGCGCTGGCGCGAGCGTGGAGCGGATGTGCGATGTGTTGCCATGTTTTCCCTCAATCTCATGAAATGATGATTTACTGATTTCTGCACGTCAATCCCGTCGACGCGCTCACTTCACTCTCTTGTCGCCAGCTTCAGTTGAATGCTCCGATGCGCTTGAAATTGCCGAAGTTCATCCAGATGAAGAACGCGCGGCCGACAATGTTGCCCTCTGGGACAAAGCCCCAGTAGCGCGAATCCAGCGAATTGTCGCGATTGTCGCCCATCACGAAGAAATTGCCTTCGGGGACCGTGCAGGTCACGCCCTCGACGCTGTAGGTGCACTTGTCGCGGTACTGGAAGTTGCTGGCCCCCTGGATGAAGGCGGGAGCGTCATTGTTGTTCAGCACGTTATGGGTGTTGTCGCCGAACTTTTCCTTGAACTGCTTGAAGTAGCGCATCGCGTCTTCTTCGAAGAAATCGGTCATGGCGGTGGTCGGCACGGGCTGGCCGTTGACCGTGAGGCGCTTGTTCAGATACGCCACCTTGTCGCCAGGCACGCCGACGATGCGCTTGATGTAGTCCACATTGGGCTGGGGCGGATAGCGGAACACGACCACATCGCCACGCTGAGGCGCCTTGCCCTGCGTGACACGGGTGTTGAGCACCGGCAGGCGCAGGCCGTAGGTGAACTTGTTCACGAGGATCAGGTCGCCAACCCACAGCGTCGGGTACATCGAGCCCGACGGAATCTTGAAGGGTTCGAACAGGAAGGAACGCAGCAGGAACACGACCAGGATCACCGGGAACAGTCCGGCAGTCCAGTCGAGCCACCATGGCTGCATCAGCAGTTTCTGGCGGGTTTCCTGCAGGTCGTCCGCGCCGTCGGGACGGATGCCCATGCGTTCGAGCTC encodes the following:
- a CDS encoding LysR substrate-binding domain-containing protein; amino-acid sequence: MSEKLLKQLPSLELLRGFVAVGRRMSITQAAQDLFLTQSAVSKQIRSLEDALDTVLLVRGHRSIQFTAAGEHLFQSADSALRQMQDTLDFIAGQRQRSTLTITASIGITALWILPRLLGFQQRCPEVDVRVAADNRLHAPNAPGIDLAIRYCAERDAPPGAVRLFGETLVLVAHPSRQGERLDTPEKLAGEVLLELDLPHRPWLHWHGWFAARGFGESTARRMLRYNQYDQVVQAAMAGQGIAIGRLELIAPMLADGRLVTVSEADTRLCPYSYWLLRFGEVAARNDDPREAAIAQFTQWILEEARLCERG
- the rnc gene encoding ribonuclease III, whose translation is MLSPELQSLQTRLQHAFKDSALLQRAVTHRSFSSDHNERLEFLGDSVLSLAVSDMLFRRLRDLPEGDLSRMRANLVKQDSLHRIAMRLKLSDVLRLGEGESKSGGKLRPSILADAVEALIGAVYLDGGFEPAQALVQRFFEGVDLSPEKQAAAKDAKTALQELLQGRKMRLPQYNVVSTAGAAHKQTFDVVCEIPELGLTEHGSGGSRRAAEQAAAAKLLVHLKAHNA
- a CDS encoding DUF4845 domain-containing protein, encoding MATHRTSAPRSRQRGISFIGLVFILLVAVSIGYVATKSLPILLEWQAIDKAVKKAANEGTTVPDVRASFDRAGTIDDITSISGKDLEVTKQNEKIVVSYEYTREIPLYGPAFLLYRLAGSSSSK
- the acpS gene encoding holo-ACP synthase, giving the protein MIYGIGTDICDIRRIRESLARHGDRFAEKILSEAELATWRARSRRWPARGVSYLATRFSAKEAFSKAVGLGMRMPMTWRNCEIGKLPSGKPHIVLHGELKTWFEAKGLRAHITVTDETDYAASFCVVEIDEPESKTLLRDKREPQD
- a CDS encoding 6-phosphofructokinase, producing the protein MRVGVLTGGGDCPGLNAVIRAVTKSLIQHGRCEVLGIEDGFEGLMGGTPRVRTLGWRDVSGILHRGGTILGTSNSGNPLRDEDTVQQVAGHVRALGLDTLVVIGGDGTMSLAHGLQQRIGLPCIGVPKTIDNDIAHCERSFGFDTAVATATDGLRRIESTAYSHHRVMIVETMGRHAGWLALESGIAAGADVILLPEIDFDLSVVVQRCKEREQRQRYTIICIGEGAKERGADLTVRERIAHSPEPMRLGGVANVLRERLQPHLDSEVRATVLGHLQRGGDPTPFDRVLATRFGHRAAQLVIEGASGRMVTLQHGEIGSVAMSDVAHVQRTVPLDHDLIVTARDIGICFGDR
- the recO gene encoding DNA repair protein RecO, giving the protein MATKRISDEPAFILHQYDWSESSLILETFTRHYGRVALVAKGAKKPTSNFRPVLLPLQPLRVTYTIAGEGHGEIHALKGAEWVGGHIMPMGDALLSGLYLNELLMRLLAREDTHAPLFDIYGGVVRVLASEHGEALEPVLRSFELVLLREIGLLPDLHAETTTLAPLAPDARYTLVAEGGLRAAAAGERSTLAGSHWIALHEALADDPNRFTATLRALMGAGIAGELKAQLRALLQYHCGSQLLRTRQLMMDLQSL
- a CDS encoding pyridoxine 5'-phosphate synthase — encoded protein: MTTKSSRTALSVNVNKVALVRNTRHLGIPSVTRAALLCLEAGAQGITIHPRPDERHVRGSDVYELAALLKDWPAAEFNIEGNPTQNLMQFIRDVRPHQATFVPDSEDQFTSDHGWTFPQDAGRLQPLIAECRALGVRVSLFMDPIPGQMAAAKAAGADRVELYTEPYAAAATAEEREQQLQVYAAAAQAALDAGLGVNAGHDLNRDNLPDFVARVPGLQEVSIGHALIADALELGYAETVRAYQRSIDAGMAARK
- the era gene encoding GTPase Era encodes the protein MLAAAQPAGAPADASGQRCGLIAIVGKPNVGKSTLMNALVGQKISITSRKAQTTRHRITGIRTKDNTQFVFVDTPGFQTRHSTALNKSLNKTVMGAIGDVDLILFVVEAGSFTLADAKVLSLFKPGIPTLLVANKLDTVHRRAEIAPWLRDMQERHPFAEFVPMSAKNKSDIERLFGIVEKYLPEQPWWYSEDELTDRSEKFLASETVREKLFRFTGDELPYTSTVVIDKFEEEASKQHKRFIKIAATIVVERDGHKAMVIGEKGERLKRISTEARQELEKLMDAKVFLEVWVKVRSGWADDEARVRSFGYE
- the lepB gene encoding signal peptidase I, with the translated sequence MQVLTSLILAAFVGYIGAWYVGAIEGNFALLLFLATVVTGVYWVAERFYFLPRRSKAAEAFASSTTQRREELERMGIRPDGADDLQETRQKLLMQPWWLDWTAGLFPVILVVFLLRSFLFEPFKIPSGSMYPTLWVGDLILVNKFTYGLRLPVLNTRVTQGKAPQRGDVVVFRYPPQPNVDYIKRIVGVPGDKVAYLNKRLTVNGQPVPTTAMTDFFEEDAMRYFKQFKEKFGDNTHNVLNNNDAPAFIQGASNFQYRDKCTYSVEGVTCTVPEGNFFVMGDNRDNSLDSRYWGFVPEGNIVGRAFFIWMNFGNFKRIGAFN
- the nagZ gene encoding beta-N-acetylhexosaminidase; the protein is MSPSIHAPLIIDIAGKQLTDADRRRLAHPLVGGMILFTRNWDNREQLLELCADIKAVRADLLICVDHEGGRVQRFRTDGFTHIPAMRAFGELWMDDGKGSRHREGSGAMRAMDAATAAGYVLGSELRSCGVDFSFTPVLDLDWGESGVIGDRSFGRDPRVVATLARSLMQGLLQAGMANCGKHFPGHGFVKADSHTDIPVDKRGLKAILADDAAPYPWLSTVLTSVMPAHVIYPKVDQRPAGFSQKWLQDILRGQLRFDGAIFSDDLSMEGARRLNGSVIGYAEAACAALNAGCDLVLLCNQSLEGGEIVDSFLADMDRALAAGKWQADENGEARRIALLPETLPQPWDELMVQPAYMHALDLLP
- a CDS encoding ABC transporter ATP-binding protein/permease, which codes for MSLNQKLRHAAQVMHQAVALARPYFVSEERGRAWGLLAAIVALNLGVVFMLVQLNEWNRVFYDALQNKQADVFWAQLAKFSGLAAAYIAIAVYKFYLTQLLQLNWRRWLTRQMLSRWLAAKAFYQLELGRSGGREVPDNPDQRIQEDLNLFTTYTVSLAMGLLNAMVTFVSFVGILWGLSGVMELHAPQALGGGTWEVAGFMVWMAVLYCLVGTAITFWVGAPQVLLNNRQQQFEANFRHYMIRVREHSEAIALDSGERVEGERLSMRFSDVLGNYLALIRKQKNLIWFTTFFGQAAVVFPFIIAAPRFFSGAIQLGQLMQISSAFGQVSDSLSWVVTNYQDIAAWRATTQRLAGFDASLREHEAHGHEGAQWVAGQRLQAVDLDVSLPRGQAILEHASLLVEPGQRVLVSGASGSGKSTLMRVFAGIWPYARGRVERPQDAMFIPQRPYFPDGRLRDALAYPEPASRYDDAALERALADAQLPGMIARLDEQAVWNAVLSGGEQQRLAVARVLLRQPAWVFADEATSAMDNETETAIYRRLVDLVMRRGGALVSIAHRDSVLAFHNRRWRVDVARHRVEPDDLPAA
- a CDS encoding MFS transporter — protein: MLRNNRSAADNDAWVLRHRWWLVTAGGLVMGCALGIRHIQGLLMQPVILDQGWSREAFAWAVALQNLIWGLAQPFTGMIADRYGAARVLFASALVYASGLAVMAASRSVAMLTLGDGVLIGVALSGTAFAVVYGSLSRLFPPSHRAWALGVAGALGGLGQFLMVPLTQSLLGQWHWQPVVWVLAGVMLAVAPLGLLLRDKPRLQVQGDAPAPEQSLAAALREAFSHQGFWLLNAGFLACGFQLAFIAAHMPAYLLDLGLGAREAGMCLAIVALANVAGTYVCSWLGGRMRRKHALAWLYLVRSAAMAAFVLTPVSVASAYLFSLVMGLLWLGTVPLTNGLITQVFGVRYVSTLFGFVFFGHQVGGFLGAWLGGVVYDATHSYLWLWYASIALGVLAALLHWPINDRAVERTQDPGEGLAGARA